Proteins encoded in a region of the Flammeovirga yaeyamensis genome:
- a CDS encoding response regulator encodes MSSYKNVFVVDDDPTNNMICRKMIEKTNFGEKVYTFTEASDAVQSWDEVNPELVFLDINMPPSTGWDFLDQLSEKGTKAPKVYMLSAEVTLDDRKRAEQYNEVEGIIIKPLTPAKLSELK; translated from the coding sequence ATGAGCAGTTATAAAAATGTATTTGTTGTAGACGATGATCCTACGAATAATATGATCTGTCGCAAAATGATTGAAAAAACAAATTTTGGTGAAAAAGTCTACACATTTACTGAAGCCAGTGATGCAGTACAGTCTTGGGATGAAGTAAATCCTGAACTTGTATTTTTAGATATTAATATGCCACCAAGCACAGGTTGGGATTTTTTAGATCAATTGTCTGAAAAAGGAACGAAAGCACCTAAAGTTTATATGCTTTCTGCTGAGGTGACATTAGATGACAGAAAAAGAGCGGAACAATATAATGAGGTAGAAGGGATTATTATTAAACCTTTGACTCCAGCAAAACTCAGTGAGTTAAAATAA
- a CDS encoding tetratricopeptide repeat protein has translation MLILIVLPHFNFAQNVEQDSLSIEQDEISEIQYELDSLLSFNYHIEAQHLSDSIIVLAKEKYLNTDERIILLHKKIAEKFADKGYSNIASQYLQKGLALLRAQPNPNYGFIGDMYMYLAHIFRHHQLSTIAINYYEQAAEAYEEAEGMNHFYNLINAYMTLGNYNFEIQNFGTSTSYYTKASDIIAEMDTEYREDMFVILNRIATAHTATGSYRLALNNLDRSKTIAKKIFGKNALELQRVNEQIANVYFKKADYDSANIYALESLDILFSNVGTKDQRQSYMRQNSDVFFNKRRYNYAHTWYKKLFDDLLLTNKELNDVNDIISWYTRIGEKFERMSQDSIAYVMYEECLEVNQKSFGEENLKAAQLMHKISRVLAKMNEFDKAEDFTNKAYDMEWDMGSSKDSAQIVIQQIDLAGLLLQKGDTLQSIQLYHRVLDSEKESESRWKAMAYNNLSMIHYAHHQYDSSFHYASQLLEYYNTNYGRDYVKTLGCYLLLGNIVYGMGKEKQAVEGYYSKPIRLAPNLFLKKNEVALHANINLSKYYLQENKEDLSRRYDSQAREIQVYISSGNQFP, from the coding sequence ATGTTGATATTAATAGTACTTCCCCACTTTAATTTCGCACAGAATGTCGAGCAAGATTCTTTGTCAATAGAACAAGACGAGATCTCTGAGATTCAGTACGAGCTAGATTCTTTATTATCTTTTAATTACCATATCGAAGCCCAGCACTTATCCGATAGTATAATCGTTTTAGCAAAAGAGAAATACCTGAATACAGATGAGCGTATTATTTTACTGCATAAGAAAATAGCAGAAAAATTTGCCGATAAAGGATATTCCAATATTGCATCTCAATATTTACAAAAAGGCTTAGCCTTACTTAGGGCTCAACCCAATCCTAATTATGGGTTTATTGGAGATATGTATATGTATTTAGCACATATCTTCAGACATCACCAACTTTCTACCATAGCCATTAATTACTACGAACAAGCTGCAGAAGCATACGAAGAAGCAGAAGGTATGAATCATTTTTATAATCTGATCAATGCCTACATGACCTTAGGTAATTATAATTTCGAAATCCAAAATTTTGGAACATCCACAAGTTATTATACCAAAGCATCTGATATCATTGCGGAAATGGATACAGAATATCGAGAAGATATGTTTGTTATCCTAAATCGAATAGCTACAGCACATACCGCTACGGGTTCTTATCGTTTAGCTTTAAATAATCTTGATCGCTCTAAAACCATTGCCAAGAAAATATTTGGTAAAAATGCCTTAGAACTTCAAAGAGTAAATGAGCAAATCGCCAATGTCTATTTTAAGAAGGCAGATTATGATTCGGCCAACATCTATGCCTTAGAGTCTCTTGATATTTTATTCAGTAATGTAGGTACTAAAGATCAGCGTCAGTCGTATATGCGACAAAATTCTGATGTATTCTTTAATAAGAGAAGGTACAATTATGCACATACATGGTATAAAAAGCTTTTTGACGATCTACTTCTGACCAATAAAGAATTAAATGATGTAAATGATATCATTTCCTGGTATACTCGAATAGGCGAGAAATTCGAAAGAATGTCTCAAGACAGTATTGCTTATGTGATGTATGAAGAATGTTTAGAGGTCAATCAAAAATCGTTTGGGGAGGAGAATTTAAAAGCTGCTCAGTTAATGCATAAAATCTCAAGAGTCTTGGCTAAGATGAATGAGTTTGATAAAGCAGAGGACTTCACCAATAAAGCTTACGATATGGAATGGGATATGGGTTCTTCTAAAGACAGTGCTCAGATTGTTATTCAGCAAATTGATTTGGCAGGGTTGCTATTGCAGAAAGGAGATACTTTACAATCTATTCAATTATATCATAGAGTGCTTGATTCTGAAAAAGAATCAGAAAGTCGATGGAAAGCAATGGCCTATAATAACCTGTCGATGATTCATTATGCACATCATCAATACGATTCATCTTTTCATTATGCCTCTCAATTATTAGAGTACTATAATACAAATTATGGTAGAGACTACGTAAAAACGCTAGGCTGCTATTTGCTGTTGGGAAACATAGTTTATGGTATGGGTAAAGAAAAGCAAGCAGTCGAAGGCTATTATAGTAAACCGATTCGCTTGGCTCCTAATTTGTTTTTAAAGAAGAATGAGGTGGCTTTACATGCCAATATCAATCTTTCTAAGTATTATTTACAAGAAAATAAAGAAGACCTGTCTCGCCGCTATGATAGTCAAGCACGGGAGATACAGGTCTATATATCTTCTGGGAATCAGTTCCCATAA